A window from Gossypium raimondii isolate GPD5lz chromosome 7, ASM2569854v1, whole genome shotgun sequence encodes these proteins:
- the LOC105766376 gene encoding DExH-box ATP-dependent RNA helicase DExH11, translated as MKQGVLTPGRVRLLLHRGLWTLKYFSKHCTRAVYTAPIKTISNQKYRDFCGKFDVGLLTGDVSLRPEASCLIMTTELLRSMLYRGADIIRDIEWVKGLLFVALLYIVVSLLFLLNALVSSFV; from the exons ATGAAGCAAGGAGTTCTCACTCCTGGACGTGTTCGTCTTTTGCTTCACAGAGGTCTGTGgactttgaaatatttttcaaag CATTGCACTAGAGCTGTGTATACTGCTCCAATTAAAACAATTAGCAACCAGAAGTATAGAGATTTCTGTGGGAAATTTGATGTTGGCCTTCTCACAGGTGATGTTAGTTTGAGACCAGAGGCTTCTTGTCTCATCATGACAACTGAATTGTTAAGGTCAATGCTTTATCGAGGTGCAGATATTATTCGCGATATTGAATGGGTGAAGGGGTTGCTTTTTGTAGCATTACTTTACATAGTAGTTTCATTACTTTTTCTGCTGAACGCTCTTGTTAGTTCTTTTGTCTAA
- the LOC105766331 gene encoding cystathionine gamma-synthase 1, chloroplastic translates to MAVSSCSFTLSPRAFNPYSSFECRPDPDFSSAPIGDKPRLASSRRVTASSLYAGGISSRGLSSLIFRFPPNFVRQLSIKARRNCSNIGVAQIVAASWSNGPAPDSPLAAAASAQAAAAAVTATVTNDGAAVEGCIDNGSVQIGGSDNSTTTFLSSDGSITVHAGERLGRGIVTDAITTPVVNTSAYFFKKTQELIDFKEKRHQSFEYGRYGNPTTVVAEEKISALEGAESTLTMASGMCASTVMLMTLVPAGGHMVTTTDCYRKTRMFIENFLPKMGISVTVIDPADVDGLEAALNKNKVSLFFTESPTNPFLRCVDIERVSKLCHSKGALVCIDGTFATPLNQKALALGADLVLHSATKFIGGHNDVLAGCISGPEKLITEIRTLHHILGGTLNPNAAYLIIRGMKTLHLRVQQQNSTALRMAEVLEAHPRVRRVYYPGLPSHPEHEIAKQQMTGFGGVVSFEVDGDLMTTKKFVDALKIPYIAPSFGGCESIVDQPAIMSYWDLSQAERRKYGIEDNLVRFSFGVEDFEDLKADVLQALETI, encoded by the exons ATGGCGGTTTCATCATGTTCATTTACTCTTAGCCCTAGGGCTTTTAATCCTTATTCTTCATTTGAGTGTCGTCCAGATCCCGATTTCTCCAGTGCGCCGATCGGGGACAAGCCTCGTCTTGCCTCCAGCCGAAGGGTGACGGCTTCGTCGCTTTACGCCGGAGGTATCAGTAGCCGAGGTTTGTCTTCTCTGATCTTTCGTTTCCCGCCGAATTTCGTGCGCCAGCTCAGCATCAAGGCTCGCCGCAACTGTAGCAATATCGGTGTTGCGCAAATCGTCGCTGCTTCGTGGTCGAATGGTCCTGCTCCAGATTCCCCCTTGGCGGCTGCTGCTTCTGCTCAGGCAGCGGCAGCCGCCGTCACCGCCACCGTCACTAATGACGGGGCCGCTGTAGAAGGTTGTATTGACAACGGTAGTGTACAGATTGGAGGTTCAGATAATTCGACGACAACGTTTTTGAGCTCCGATGGGAGCATCACTGTTCATGCTg gTGAAAGATTAGGTCGCGGTATTGTTACTGATGCAATAACCACCCCAGTGGTTAATACTTCTGCATACTTCTTTAAGAAAACTCAGGAGCTTATTGACTTCAAG GAGAAACGCCATCAAAGTTTTGAATATGGGCGTTATGGAAATCCAACTACAGTCGTTGCAGAGGAGAAGATAAG CGCACTTGAGGGGGCTGAATCGACCCTGACTATGGCATCTGGTATGTGTGCTAGCACAGTCATGCTGATGACATTAGTTCCTGCTGGGGGACATATGGTGACAACAACAGATTGCTACCGGAAAACTAGGATGTTCATCGAGAACTTTCTGCCTAAAATGGGAATCTCG GTTACTGTTATTGATCCTGCAGATGTGGATGGCCTGGAGGCTGCACTCAACAAAAACAAA gtttctcttttctttaccgAGTCTCCAACAAATCCTTTCCTGAGATGTGTTGACATAGAAAGAGTTTCAAAGCTGTGTCACAGCAAAGGAGCACTTGTCTGCATTGATGGTACCTTCGCTACACCTCTTAACCAGAAGGCCCTGGCCCTTGGTGCTGATCTTGTTTTGCACTCTGCAACAAAATTCATTGGGGGGCACAATGAT GTTCTTGCTGGTTGCATAAGTGGTCCAGAGAAGTTGATTACTGAAATTCGTACTTTGCATCATATTTTGGGTGGTACTCTCAACCCG AATGCCGCTTACCTAATCATCAGAGGAATGAAGACACTGCATCTTCGTGTACAGCAACAGAACTCAACAGCATTAAGGATGGCCGAAGTTTTAGAGGCACATCCTAGG GTGAGACGCGTCTATTATCCAGGCTTGCCAAGTCATCCTGAACATGAAATTGCCAAGCAGCAAATGACTGGCTTTGGTGGTGTGGTCAGTTTTGAG GTGGATGGAGATTTGATGACCACCAAGAAGTTTGTTGATGCATTAAAGATACCATACATTGCTCCATCATTTGGTGGCTGTGAGAGCATAGTGGATCAGCCTGCTATAATGTCCTATTG GGATCTTAGCCAAGCTGAGAGGCGCAAGTATGGGATTGAGGATAACTTGGTTCGTTTCAGCTTCGGAGTGGAAGACTTCGAAGATTTGAAGGCTGATGTACTGCAGGCACTGGAGACCATATAA
- the LOC105766321 gene encoding pentatricopeptide repeat-containing protein At5g15300 isoform X1 translates to MIRKRPNDRCINRHQQSSTTFWSQCVNLRSLKQIHAFLITKGFNSNSSALRELIFKAAMEISGTLNYAHKVFDRISEPDIFMWNTIIRGSAQSQNPLKAILRYTQMAKRGIQPDGFTFPFVLKACTKLCWSKMGFGIQGKALKMGFMENSFLRNTLIYFHANCGDLSVASELFDESAKKDVVPWSALTSGYAKRGELDVARRYFDDMPVKDLVSWNVMITGYAKRGEMESARKLFNEVLKKDVVTWNAMIAGYVLSGECKKALEMFEEMKTVGERPDEVTMLSLLNACADLGDLQVGMKIHWSLSEMVSSSGFNVLLGNALIDMYAKCGSIGRALKVFQDMREKDVSTWNSVIGGLAIHGHAEESINLFTEMRRSKVRPNEITFVGVLVACSHAGRVNEGRQYFKLMRDGYNIEPNIRHYGCMVDMLGRAGLLDEAFKFIDSMVIEPNAIIWRTLLGACRIHGNVELGSRANARLLKIRRDESGDYVLLSNIYASKGEWDRVEKVRKMMDDTGVRKDPGYSLIEDEEKALIDFLFNSKSKVSLRPKNLVQ, encoded by the coding sequence ATGATAAGAAAACGACCAAACGACAGGTGCATCAACCGCCATCAACAGTCATCAACGACCTTTTGGTCACAATGCGTAAACCTCCGATCCTTAAAGCAAATCCATGCTTTTCTCATCACCAAAGGCTTCAACTCCAACTCATCAGCCTTACGGGAGCTCATTTTCAAGGCCGCCATGGAAATTTCAGGTACTTTAAACTATGCTCATAAAGTGTTCGATAGAATTTCTGAACCAGATATTTTCATGTGGAATACAATTATAAGAGGCTCAGCTCAAAGCCAAAACCCATTAAAAGCCATTTTAAGATATACGCAGATGGCAAAACGCGGAATTCAGCCGGATGGCTTTACCTTTCCTTTTGTTCTTAAAGCTTGCACCAAACTTTGTTGGAGTAAAATGGGGTTTGGGATTCAAGGGAAGGCTTTGAAAATGGGGTTTATGGAGAATAGTTTTTTAAGGAATAcccttatttattttcatgctAATTGTGGTGATTTGAGTGTTGCAAGTGAGCTTTTCGATGAATCGGCAAAAAAGGATGTTGTGCCTTGGTCAGCTTTGACTTCAGGGTATGCAAAAAGGGGGGAACTTGATGTGGCAAGGAGGTATTTTGATGACATGCCAGTGAAGGACTTGGTTTCTTGGAATGTTATGATTACAGGGTATGCGAAAAGAGGGGAGATGGAGAGTGCAAGGAAACTTTTTAATGAAGTTCTGAAGAAGGATGTTGTGACTTGGAATGCTATGATTGCAGGGTATGTTCTGTCCGGTGAATGTAAGAAGGCATTGGAGATGTTTGAAGAGATGAAGACTGTCGGGGAGAGGCCAGATGAGGTTACCATGTTGAGTTTGTTGAATGCTTGTGCGGATTTGGGGGATTTGCAAGTTGGGATGAAGATACATTGGTCTCTCTCGGAGATGGTCTCAAGCAGTGGCTTTAATGTTTTACTTGGGAATGCGCTTATTGACATGTATGCAAAATGCGGCAGCATTGGGAGGGCGCTAAAAGTTTTCCAAGATATGAGAGAAAAAGATGTGTCGACATGGAACTCAGTAATAGGAGGGTTGGCAATTCATGGCCATGCTGAGGAATCAATCAATCTGTTTACCGAGATGAGGAGGTCCAAAGTTAGGCCGAATGAGATCACCTTTGTTGGAGTCTTAGTTGCTTGCAGTCATGCTGGGAGAGTAAACGAGGGTCGTCAATATTTCAAGCTTATGAGAGATGGTTATAACATCGAGCCAAATATTAGGCATTACGGGTGTATGGTGGATATGCTAGGGCGTGCTGGGCTATTGGATGAAGCATTCAAGTTCATAGACTCGATGGTGATTGAACCGAATGCCATTATATGGAGGACTCTGCTTGGGGCTTGTAGAATTCATGGAAATGTCGAGTTGGGAAGCCGTGCAAATGCTAGACTACTCAAAATAAGACGGGATGAGAGCGGAGATTATGTATTACTTTCGAATATATATGCTTCAAAAGGCGAGTGGGATCGAGTTGAGAAAGTAAGGAAGATGATGGATGACACTGGGGTAAGGAAAGATCCTGGTTATAGCCTAATTGAAGATGAAGAAAAGGCTCTCAtagactttttatttaattcaaaatccaaaGTCAGTTTAAGACCAAAGAATCTTGTGCAGTGA
- the LOC105771633 gene encoding uncharacterized protein LOC105771633 encodes MNQNMSSLLIGIVGAAVTLSAYSQTFVSPTQCVTVGLLVLMFGLLVREGLISL; translated from the coding sequence atgaATCAAAACATGAGCTCTTTGTTGATCGGAATAGTTGGAGCAGCAGTGACTTTATCAGCATATTCGCAGACCTTCGTCTCCCCAACTCAGTGTGTCACTGTTGGTCTCCTCGTTCTCATGTTTGGTTTGCTCGTCAGGGAAGGCCTCATCTCTCTctaa
- the LOC105766321 gene encoding pentatricopeptide repeat-containing protein At5g15300 isoform X2 encodes MRKPPILKANPCFSHHQRLQLQLISLTGAHFQGRHGNFRYTQMAKRGIQPDGFTFPFVLKACTKLCWSKMGFGIQGKALKMGFMENSFLRNTLIYFHANCGDLSVASELFDESAKKDVVPWSALTSGYAKRGELDVARRYFDDMPVKDLVSWNVMITGYAKRGEMESARKLFNEVLKKDVVTWNAMIAGYVLSGECKKALEMFEEMKTVGERPDEVTMLSLLNACADLGDLQVGMKIHWSLSEMVSSSGFNVLLGNALIDMYAKCGSIGRALKVFQDMREKDVSTWNSVIGGLAIHGHAEESINLFTEMRRSKVRPNEITFVGVLVACSHAGRVNEGRQYFKLMRDGYNIEPNIRHYGCMVDMLGRAGLLDEAFKFIDSMVIEPNAIIWRTLLGACRIHGNVELGSRANARLLKIRRDESGDYVLLSNIYASKGEWDRVEKVRKMMDDTGVRKDPGYSLIEDEEKALIDFLFNSKSKVSLRPKNLVQ; translated from the exons ATGCGTAAACCTCCGATCCTTAAAGCAAATCCATGCTTTTCTCATCACCAAAGGCTTCAACTCCAACTCATCAGCCTTACGGGAGCTCATTTTCAAGGCCGCCATGGAAATTTCAG ATATACGCAGATGGCAAAACGCGGAATTCAGCCGGATGGCTTTACCTTTCCTTTTGTTCTTAAAGCTTGCACCAAACTTTGTTGGAGTAAAATGGGGTTTGGGATTCAAGGGAAGGCTTTGAAAATGGGGTTTATGGAGAATAGTTTTTTAAGGAATAcccttatttattttcatgctAATTGTGGTGATTTGAGTGTTGCAAGTGAGCTTTTCGATGAATCGGCAAAAAAGGATGTTGTGCCTTGGTCAGCTTTGACTTCAGGGTATGCAAAAAGGGGGGAACTTGATGTGGCAAGGAGGTATTTTGATGACATGCCAGTGAAGGACTTGGTTTCTTGGAATGTTATGATTACAGGGTATGCGAAAAGAGGGGAGATGGAGAGTGCAAGGAAACTTTTTAATGAAGTTCTGAAGAAGGATGTTGTGACTTGGAATGCTATGATTGCAGGGTATGTTCTGTCCGGTGAATGTAAGAAGGCATTGGAGATGTTTGAAGAGATGAAGACTGTCGGGGAGAGGCCAGATGAGGTTACCATGTTGAGTTTGTTGAATGCTTGTGCGGATTTGGGGGATTTGCAAGTTGGGATGAAGATACATTGGTCTCTCTCGGAGATGGTCTCAAGCAGTGGCTTTAATGTTTTACTTGGGAATGCGCTTATTGACATGTATGCAAAATGCGGCAGCATTGGGAGGGCGCTAAAAGTTTTCCAAGATATGAGAGAAAAAGATGTGTCGACATGGAACTCAGTAATAGGAGGGTTGGCAATTCATGGCCATGCTGAGGAATCAATCAATCTGTTTACCGAGATGAGGAGGTCCAAAGTTAGGCCGAATGAGATCACCTTTGTTGGAGTCTTAGTTGCTTGCAGTCATGCTGGGAGAGTAAACGAGGGTCGTCAATATTTCAAGCTTATGAGAGATGGTTATAACATCGAGCCAAATATTAGGCATTACGGGTGTATGGTGGATATGCTAGGGCGTGCTGGGCTATTGGATGAAGCATTCAAGTTCATAGACTCGATGGTGATTGAACCGAATGCCATTATATGGAGGACTCTGCTTGGGGCTTGTAGAATTCATGGAAATGTCGAGTTGGGAAGCCGTGCAAATGCTAGACTACTCAAAATAAGACGGGATGAGAGCGGAGATTATGTATTACTTTCGAATATATATGCTTCAAAAGGCGAGTGGGATCGAGTTGAGAAAGTAAGGAAGATGATGGATGACACTGGGGTAAGGAAAGATCCTGGTTATAGCCTAATTGAAGATGAAGAAAAGGCTCTCAtagactttttatttaattcaaaatccaaaGTCAGTTTAAGACCAAAGAATCTTGTGCAGTGA
- the LOC128042421 gene encoding uncharacterized protein LOC128042421 isoform X2, whose translation MASSKTPIPVDDGFNEYESSLKRQNSTTSKVWDEMKKLECENKNELKAQCNHSSESTFSMCKKVITPLRSSLKPKTVQATVCLDDWMRAKGFSAEIGCKKDDEDDVSSVAF comes from the exons ATGGCTAGTTCGAAAACTCCTATACCTGTGGACGATGGGTTTAATGAGTATGAAAGTTCTCTCAAACGTCAAAATTCTACCACTTCAAAGGTGTGGGATGAAATGAAAAAGCTTGAATGCGAGAACAAAAACGAATTGAAGGCACAATGTAATCACT CTTCCGAATCGACTTTTAGCATGTGTAAGAAAGTTATCACACCTTTGAGGAGTTCACTTAAGCCAAAAACGGTTCAAGCCACTGTTTGCTTGGATGATTGGATGCGAGCTAAGGGATTTTCAGCAG aaattGGTTGCAAAAAGGACGATGAGGATGATGTTTCTTCGGTAGCTTTTTAA
- the LOC128042421 gene encoding zinc finger BED domain-containing protein DAYSLEEPER-like isoform X1, which produces MFALSNEEWRNVTILCKFLKVLYDVTCVFSDSNYPTTNVYFRGVWKVHKILLYTVKGLYSFLTPMVKQMQEKFNKYWAEYSLILSCAAILDPRYKLNYVQYCFNTIYGIHASDFVETILSNLRLLFDEYVKKSKSTSSSLAGSSNVSDKNPIDSGLDEHNDNSTDFGGYFDESDDYKRYLNESSTRSEKSQLDIYLEELELELNSQIDVLDYWSKSSVRYNDLSLLASDLLAIPILTLASESTFSMCKKVITPLRSSLKPKTVQATVCLDDWMRAKGFSAEIGCKKDDEDDVSSVAF; this is translated from the exons ATGTTTGCACTTTCTAACGAGGAGTGGAGAAATGTTActattctttgcaaatttttgaaagtcCTTTATGATGTGACTTGTGTTTTTTCTGATTCTAATTATCCAACGACTAATGTTTATTTTAGAGGGGTTTGGAAGGTTCACAAGATCTTGCTTTATACAGTTAAAggtctttattcttttttaactccaatggttaagcaaatgcaagagaaatttaataagtattgGGCTGAGTATTCGTTGATATTGTCATGTGCTGCAATTTTAGATCCTCGTTACAAGTTGAATTATGTGCAGTATTGCTTTAATACAATCTATGGTATTCATGCTTCAGATTTTGTTGAGACCATTCTTAGCAATCTTAGACTTTTGTTTGATGAGTATGTTAAGAAATCCAAATCCACGTCTTCCTCTTTGGCTGGGAGTTCTAATGTTTCGGATAAAAATCCTATTGATTCTGGTTTGGATGAACACAATGATAATAGTACTGATTTTGGGGGATATTTTGATGAGAGTGATGATTATAAACGGTATTTAAATGAATCTAGCACTAGGAGTGAGAAGTCACAGTTGGACATTTATTTGGAAGAACTGGAGCTTGAGTTGAATAGTCAAATAGATGTTTTAGATTATTGGAGCAAAAGTTCAGTTCGATACAACGACCTTTCATTATTGGCTAGTGATCTTTTGGCAATTCCAATATTGACTTTAGCTTCCGAATCGACTTTTAGCATGTGTAAGAAAGTTATCACACCTTTGAGGAGTTCACTTAAGCCAAAAACGGTTCAAGCCACTGTTTGCTTGGATGATTGGATGCGAGCTAAGGGATTTTCAGCAG aaattGGTTGCAAAAAGGACGATGAGGATGATGTTTCTTCGGTAGCTTTTTAA